The following are encoded together in the Thunnus albacares chromosome 7, fThuAlb1.1, whole genome shotgun sequence genome:
- the lctlb gene encoding lactase-like b isoform X2, with protein sequence MLPRCAFSVCHVFMLVLCLSAAEDFDWTKNNHGSFYYGTFPAGFSWGAGSSAYQTEGAWDKDGKGLSIWDVFSHKKGKIQQNDTGDSSCEGYYKVKDDISLMKELKLNHYRFSISWPRLIPTGIKSDHINEKGIQYYDELIDQLLENKITPVVTLYHWDLPQVLQEKYGGWQNISMVNHFNEYANLCFERFGNRIKYWITFNNPWSVAVEGYETGEHAPGLKLRGTGAYRAAHHIIKAHAKVWHTYDTQWRAKQKGLVGISLSGDWGEPVDLTNQKDIEAAERYVQFYMGWFATPIFHGDYPQVMKDFIGRKSVQQGLGTSRLPTFSPQEKSYIKGTCDFLGIGHFTTRYITQKNNPLGRSSSSNYFTDRDLAELVDPRWPDPGSEWLYSVPWGFRRLLNFVKTQYGNPMIYVTENGVSEKMLCTELCDDWRIQYYKDYIDEMLKAIKDGVNVKGYTAWSLLDKFEWDEGYSERFGLYYVDFRNKNKPRYPKASVQFYKRIISSNGFPNQREVENWRRKAVESCSSSNQLLAADPLTSHMEMVTEIVVPTVCTLSILLSAIFLMFLLRRRN encoded by the exons ATGCTGCCCCGCTGTGCATTCAGTGTGTGCCATGTGTTTATGTTGGTGCTGTGTCTGTCTGCGGCTGAGGACTTCGACTGGACAAAGAACAACCACGGCTCCTTCTATTATGGCACTTTTCCAGCTG GATTTTCGTGGGGTGCCGGCAGTTCAGCCTATCAAACAGAAGGAGCCTGGGACAAGGATGGAAAAGGACTGAGCATCTGGGACGTTTTCAGTCACAAGAAAGGCAAAATCCAACAAAATGATACCGGGGATTCCTCCTGTGAAGGCTACTACAAAGTCAAG GATGACATTTCTTTGATGAAGGAGCTGAAGCTTAACCACTACCGTTTCTCCATCTCCTGGCCTAGACTCATCCCCACTGGCATTAAGT CTGATCATATAAACGAAAAAGGAATTCAGTACTATGATGAACTGATTGACCAACTGCTGGAGAACAAGATCACTCCTGTTGTCACTCTGTATCATTGGGATCTTCCGCAG GTCTTGCAAGAGAAATACGGTGGATGGCAGAATATAAGCATGGTCAATCATTTCAATGAATATGCTAATCTGTGCTTTGAAAGATTTGGCAACCGAATAAAGTATTGGATCACCTTCAACAATCCTTGG TCCGTTGCAGTTGAAGGATATGAGACAGGCGAGCATGCTCCTGGACTGAAGCTGAGAGGAACTGGAGCATATAGAGCTGCCCATCACATTATTAAG gCACATGCTAAAGTTTGGCACACTTATGATACACAGTGGAGGGCAAAACAAAAAG GTCTCGTTGGCATCTCTCTGTCTGGGGATTGGGGTGAGCCAGTGGATCTCACCAACCAGAAAGAcattgaagcagcagagagaTATGTTCAGTTCTACATGGGCTGGTTTGCCACACCGATCTTTCATGGAGACTACCCTCAAGTGATGAAAGACTTCATTG GAAGGAAGAGCGTCCAGCAGGGCCTTGGGACGTCTCGACTGCCCACATTTTCCCCCCAAGAAAAGAGCTACATCAAGGGTACTTGTGACTTCCTTGGTATTGGCCATTTCACCACCCGCTACATCACCCAGAAGAACAACCCATTAGGtcgtagcagcagcagcaactacTTCACTGACCGTGACCTGGCTGAACTGGTCGACCCACGGTGGCCTGACCCCGGGTCTGAGTGGCTCTACTCTGTGCCTTGGGGTTTTAGACGTCTGCTCAATTTTGTTAAG ACACAGTATGGAAACCCAATGATTTATGTGACTGAGAATGGAGTCTCTGAGAAGATGTTATGCACAGAGCTGTGTGATGACTGGAGGATACAATATTATAAAGACTACATCGATGAGATGCTAAAAG CTATCAAAGATGGAGTCAATGTGAAGGGCTACACTGCATGGTCCCTGCTGGACAAGTTTGAGTGGGATGAAGGCTACTCCGAGAGGTTTGGCTTGTATTATGTCGACTTCAGGAACAAAAACAAGCCTCGCTATCCCAAAGCTTCTGTTCAGTTCTACAAACGCATCATCAGCTCCAATGGATTTCCCAATCAGAGAGAG GTTGAAAACTGGAGGAGGAAGGCTGTTGAGAGCTGCTCTTCTAGCAACCAGCTCCTAGCTGCAG ACCCTTTGACCAGCCACATGGAGATGGTAACTGAGATCGTTGTTCCCACTGTGTGCACACTCTCTATTTTACTCAGTGCCATCTTCCTCATGTTCCTGCTGCGGAGGCGGAACTAG
- the lctlb gene encoding lactase-like b isoform X1, with the protein MLPRCAFSVCHVFMLVLCLSAAEDFDWTKNNHGSFYYGTFPAGFSWGAGSSAYQTEGAWDKDGKGLSIWDVFSHKKGKIQQNDTGDSSCEGYYKVKDDISLMKELKLNHYRFSISWPRLIPTGIKSDHINEKGIQYYDELIDQLLENKITPVVTLYHWDLPQVLQEKYGGWQNISMVNHFNEYANLCFERFGNRIKYWITFNNPWSVAVEGYETGEHAPGLKLRGTGAYRAAHHIIKAHAKVWHTYDTQWRAKQKGLVGISLSGDWGEPVDLTNQKDIEAAERYVQFYMGWFATPIFHGDYPQVMKDFIGRKSVQQGLGTSRLPTFSPQEKSYIKGTCDFLGIGHFTTRYITQKNNPLGRSSSSNYFTDRDLAELVDPRWPDPGSEWLYSVPWGFRRLLNFVKTQYGNPMIYVTENGVSEKMLCTELCDDWRIQYYKDYIDEMLKAIKDGVNVKGYTAWSLLDKFEWDEGYSERFGLYYVDFRNKNKPRYPKASVQFYKRIISSNGFPNQREVENWRRKAVESCSSSNQLLAAEEQRSTAANILRLIHDPLTSHMEMVTEIVVPTVCTLSILLSAIFLMFLLRRRN; encoded by the exons ATGCTGCCCCGCTGTGCATTCAGTGTGTGCCATGTGTTTATGTTGGTGCTGTGTCTGTCTGCGGCTGAGGACTTCGACTGGACAAAGAACAACCACGGCTCCTTCTATTATGGCACTTTTCCAGCTG GATTTTCGTGGGGTGCCGGCAGTTCAGCCTATCAAACAGAAGGAGCCTGGGACAAGGATGGAAAAGGACTGAGCATCTGGGACGTTTTCAGTCACAAGAAAGGCAAAATCCAACAAAATGATACCGGGGATTCCTCCTGTGAAGGCTACTACAAAGTCAAG GATGACATTTCTTTGATGAAGGAGCTGAAGCTTAACCACTACCGTTTCTCCATCTCCTGGCCTAGACTCATCCCCACTGGCATTAAGT CTGATCATATAAACGAAAAAGGAATTCAGTACTATGATGAACTGATTGACCAACTGCTGGAGAACAAGATCACTCCTGTTGTCACTCTGTATCATTGGGATCTTCCGCAG GTCTTGCAAGAGAAATACGGTGGATGGCAGAATATAAGCATGGTCAATCATTTCAATGAATATGCTAATCTGTGCTTTGAAAGATTTGGCAACCGAATAAAGTATTGGATCACCTTCAACAATCCTTGG TCCGTTGCAGTTGAAGGATATGAGACAGGCGAGCATGCTCCTGGACTGAAGCTGAGAGGAACTGGAGCATATAGAGCTGCCCATCACATTATTAAG gCACATGCTAAAGTTTGGCACACTTATGATACACAGTGGAGGGCAAAACAAAAAG GTCTCGTTGGCATCTCTCTGTCTGGGGATTGGGGTGAGCCAGTGGATCTCACCAACCAGAAAGAcattgaagcagcagagagaTATGTTCAGTTCTACATGGGCTGGTTTGCCACACCGATCTTTCATGGAGACTACCCTCAAGTGATGAAAGACTTCATTG GAAGGAAGAGCGTCCAGCAGGGCCTTGGGACGTCTCGACTGCCCACATTTTCCCCCCAAGAAAAGAGCTACATCAAGGGTACTTGTGACTTCCTTGGTATTGGCCATTTCACCACCCGCTACATCACCCAGAAGAACAACCCATTAGGtcgtagcagcagcagcaactacTTCACTGACCGTGACCTGGCTGAACTGGTCGACCCACGGTGGCCTGACCCCGGGTCTGAGTGGCTCTACTCTGTGCCTTGGGGTTTTAGACGTCTGCTCAATTTTGTTAAG ACACAGTATGGAAACCCAATGATTTATGTGACTGAGAATGGAGTCTCTGAGAAGATGTTATGCACAGAGCTGTGTGATGACTGGAGGATACAATATTATAAAGACTACATCGATGAGATGCTAAAAG CTATCAAAGATGGAGTCAATGTGAAGGGCTACACTGCATGGTCCCTGCTGGACAAGTTTGAGTGGGATGAAGGCTACTCCGAGAGGTTTGGCTTGTATTATGTCGACTTCAGGAACAAAAACAAGCCTCGCTATCCCAAAGCTTCTGTTCAGTTCTACAAACGCATCATCAGCTCCAATGGATTTCCCAATCAGAGAGAG GTTGAAAACTGGAGGAGGAAGGCTGTTGAGAGCTGCTCTTCTAGCAACCAGCTCCTAGCTGCAG agGAACAGCGGAGTACTGCTGCCAATATTCTAAGACTTATACATG ACCCTTTGACCAGCCACATGGAGATGGTAACTGAGATCGTTGTTCCCACTGTGTGCACACTCTCTATTTTACTCAGTGCCATCTTCCTCATGTTCCTGCTGCGGAGGCGGAACTAG